GGACGGTCCACCAGTGAGATCACCGAACAACACATCCGCGACGCCGCACGCCGCGTCGAGGCCCTGCCCGACTCCGAACCTCGCGTGTTGCAGATCCGCGCCCTGGTGCTGGGAACCGCACTCGACTGGCTCGCCGACAACACCGCGAGCAGCAACCACATACTGGGATTCCCGTTCACCGAGCACGGTCTCAAGCTCGGCGTCGAGGCATCGCTGCGCGCACTGGCCCGCATCGCTCCCACGCAGTCGCACCGCTACGCGCTGGTCGACCTGGCCAACAGCGTGCGGCCGATGAGCACGTTCTGATGCGTGATCGCCAGTGCGCCTGCCGCAATTGATCGTGCGTTCAGGGCGGGTTTCGGCCCTGAATCCCTCCCACGACGCACACTCACTCCGAAGTGAGGCCCGGGCTGTGGATAAGTCCCCCATCCACACCGCACTATGTCGGAGCGTGCTGCGAGTCTCCGCCCATGACGGCACCATTCCTCGGCAGTGATGCCCTTGCCGACGGCACACTCACCCGCCACCAACTGCGCACGCGTTTCAAAACGCTCTATCCCAATGTCTACGTCCCCAAGAACGTCACGCCGTCGTTGACGCAGCGGACCGTCGGCGCCTGGCTGTGGTCCGGACGTCGCGGTGTCATATCGGGCCCTGCCGCTGCGGCATTACACGGCGCCAGATGGATCGACCCGTCAATCCCTATCGACCTCATCCACGACAATCCGCGCCAACCGCGTGGCATCACAACCCGGCGCGACATCCTCTTGCCCGGAGAGACCGTCGCCATCGGCGAGATGTTGCTGACCTCTGCTGCCAGAACAGCCTTCGACATCGGTCGACGCTCACCGACCAATCGCGGCGTCGCCCACCTCGATGCGCTGCTGCGGGCGACACGGTGCACGGTCGCCGACGTCGCGGATCTCGCCGTCCGCCATCGCGGTGCGCGTGGTCTGCGTCAGCTCGAGACGACACTGCCCTTGGTCGATCCCGGCGCGCAATCCCCCAGAGAATCGTGGTTGCGTCTGCTCATCATCCGCGACGGTCTTCCCAAGCCCACCACCCAGATCCCGGTGGTGGCCGAAGAAGACGGCACCTTGCTTGCCTATCTCGACATGGGGTGGGAGGAGTGGATGGTCGCTGTCGAGTACGACGGAGATCAGCACCGCACCGACCGCCGGCAGTATGTCAAGGACATCCGACGCCTCGAGATGCTCGCCGAACTCGGCTGGATCGTGATTCGCGTGGTCGCCGAGGACGGCCGGGCCGAAATCCTCCGCAGAATCCGTGATGCCTTGACGACCCGGCAATCCAGTGTGCGTCCATGGCGGAAAGTCAGCTGAAAACCCGCCCTGCAAGCACACTCGATGCGAAGACGCTATACCACGTTCACGCAGGCACGCGCGATCGCAAGCTCTTCGTTGGTCGGCACGACAAGTACCGTGATCGCCGAGCCTGCTGTCGAGATGCAACGGGGCTCATCGGTTTTCGCAGAGTTCAGCGCGTCGTCGATCTCGATGCCCAAACCGCTCAGGCCGGCCAGCGCATCGCGGCGCACCATCGGGACGTTCTCGCCCACCCCGGCCGTGAAGCTGATGACGTCGGTGGCGCCCAGCACAGCCATGTACGCGCCGACGTATTTGCGGAGCCGGTGAATGTAGACGTCGTACGCCAGTTTCGCGTGCTCGTCACCGGATTCGATGAGCTCGCGGAGCTTGCGGAAATCGCTGGCACCACCGAGGCCACGCACACCGGAGCGGCGGTTGAGCATCGACTCGATGTCCTCAACGCTCATGCCCGCGGTGCGCCACAGGTACATGATGACGCCGGGATCGATGTCGCCGCTGCGGGTGCCCATCACCAGGCCCTCCATCGGCGTCAGGCCCATCGACGTGTCGACGGCCTTGCCGCCGGCGACCGCGGTGGCGGACGCACCGTTACCCAGGTGCAGCACAATCTGATTGAGCGATTCCAGGGGGCGGTCGAGGAAGATGGCGGCCTGCTGGCTGACGTATTCGTGGGACGTGCCGTGGAACCCGTACCGCTTGATGTGCCACTGCTCGGCGAGTTCGTGGTCGATGGCGTAGGTGGAGGCCGGCGCGGGCAGGTCGTGGAAGAACGCGGTGTCGAACACCGCGATGTGCGGCAGATCCGGCAGCAGCTTGCGCGCGACCTCGATGCCCTTGATGGCTGGCGGATTGTGCAGCGGCGCCAGTGGCGACAGCTCACGCACCTTGTCCATCAGCTCGTCGTCGATCACCGACGGCTCGTAGAACGTCTTGCCGCCGTGAACCATCCGATGGCCGACGGCCACCAGGCCGAGATTCTCCAGACGTAGGCCGTTCGCGGCGAGTTCGTCGAACGCGGCGCGCAGTGCCGCGTCGTGGTCGGGCATCGCGTCCGACCCGATCTCCTCGATGATGCCCTCGGCCAGGAATTCGCCGCTCGCCGGTTTCACCACTGCGTATTTCAGGGAGGATGACCCGGAGTTGACCACGAGTACAGTCACGACCGACCCTGCGCTTGGATCGCGGTGATCGCGACGGTGTTGACGATGTCCTCCACCAGCGCGCCTCGGGACAGATCGTTGACGGGCTTTTTGAGCCCTTGCAGCACAGGGCCGATCGCAATCGCACCGGCGCTGCGCTGTACGGCCTTGTACGTGTTGTTGCCGGTGTTGAGGTCGGGGAAGATCAGCACGGTCGCGCGCCCCGCCACCTCCGAATCGGGCATCTTGGTCTTGGCCACCGACGGTTCGACCGCGGCGTCGTATTGGATGGGCCCTTCCACGAGCAACGTCTTGTCCCTCTCACGCACCAGATCTGTTGCCGCCCTGACCTTCTCGACGTCAGCGCCGGTACCTGAGGTGCCGGTCGAGTACGAGAGCATCGCGACGCGCGGTTCGATGCCGAACTGTGCCGCGGTGCGCGCCGACGAGATCGCGATGTCGGCCAGTTGCTCGGCCGTGGGATCCGGCACGATCGCGCAGTCGCCGTAGGCGAGTACGCGATCCTCCAGGCACATCAAAAAGATGCTGGACACGGTCGACACGTCCGGGAGGGTCTTGATGATCTC
This genomic window from Mycolicibacterium goodii contains:
- a CDS encoding acetate kinase encodes the protein MTVLVVNSGSSSLKYAVVKPASGEFLAEGIIEEIGSDAMPDHDAALRAAFDELAANGLRLENLGLVAVGHRMVHGGKTFYEPSVIDDELMDKVRELSPLAPLHNPPAIKGIEVARKLLPDLPHIAVFDTAFFHDLPAPASTYAIDHELAEQWHIKRYGFHGTSHEYVSQQAAIFLDRPLESLNQIVLHLGNGASATAVAGGKAVDTSMGLTPMEGLVMGTRSGDIDPGVIMYLWRTAGMSVEDIESMLNRRSGVRGLGGASDFRKLRELIESGDEHAKLAYDVYIHRLRKYVGAYMAVLGATDVISFTAGVGENVPMVRRDALAGLSGLGIEIDDALNSAKTDEPRCISTAGSAITVLVVPTNEELAIARACVNVV